A single Pseudomonas brassicacearum DNA region contains:
- a CDS encoding S1 RNA-binding domain-containing protein, giving the protein MALVGRYNSLQVVKHTNFGLYLDGGADGEILLPNRYIPKDIPSEDEDWLNVFIYLDSDDKLIATTEKPKVQVGEFASLKVAEVNSIGVFLDWGLPKDLLLPYSEEKRQMTAGEYCVVHVYLDKHTRRITATARLDRYLDKTPANYTPGQEVDLLVAEATDMGFKAIINNKHWGLIHKNEIFKFMRAGKQEKGFIKEIRPDGKISLSLQPVGQEAATSLNAKILAKLRENNGTLPVSDKSDPVLISSLFGVSKGNFKKAIGALYKNGQIVIHADRIELS; this is encoded by the coding sequence ATGGCTTTAGTCGGGCGCTACAACAGTTTGCAAGTAGTTAAACACACTAACTTCGGTTTATATCTGGACGGCGGTGCGGACGGCGAAATTCTCCTGCCCAATCGTTATATTCCCAAGGATATTCCCAGTGAAGATGAAGACTGGCTCAATGTTTTCATTTATCTGGACAGCGACGACAAACTAATCGCTACCACGGAAAAACCCAAAGTTCAGGTGGGTGAGTTCGCCAGCCTGAAAGTGGCTGAAGTCAACAGCATCGGCGTGTTCCTGGACTGGGGCCTGCCCAAGGATCTGTTGCTGCCGTACTCCGAAGAAAAGCGCCAGATGACCGCCGGCGAATACTGTGTGGTGCACGTCTACCTCGACAAGCACACTCGCCGCATCACCGCCACGGCGCGCCTGGATCGTTACCTGGACAAGACTCCGGCCAACTACACGCCGGGCCAGGAAGTGGATTTGCTGGTCGCCGAAGCCACCGACATGGGGTTCAAGGCGATCATCAACAACAAGCACTGGGGCCTGATCCACAAGAATGAAATCTTCAAGTTCATGCGCGCCGGCAAACAGGAAAAAGGCTTCATCAAGGAAATCCGCCCGGACGGCAAGATCAGCCTGAGCCTGCAGCCCGTGGGCCAGGAAGCCGCCACCAGCCTGAACGCCAAGATCCTCGCCAAATTGCGTGAGAACAACGGCACGTTGCCGGTCAGTGACAAGAGCGACCCGGTGCTGATCAGCAGCCTGTTTGGCGTGAGCAAGGGCAACTTCAAGAAGGCCATTGGTGCGCTGTACAAGAATGGGCAGATTGTCATTCATGCCGATCGCATTGAATTGAGCTGA
- the ptrR gene encoding putrescine utilization regulator PtrR gives MEFSQLRIFQAVAEEGSITRAAERLHRVPSNLSTRLKQLEEQLGVDLFLRERQRLQLSPAGKVLLDYAAKLFALHDEAHAAVQGGQPAGDFVLGTMYSTAATHLPDLLAAYHRAYPAVNLQVQSGPSGELLEGLLTNRLDAALVDGPLELAGLDGVPLCDERLVLITEADHAPVRSALDVQGRAVFTFRRGCSYRMRLEAWFAHDHATMGRAMEIESYQGMLACVIAGSGVALMSESMLASLPGRERVAVHPLAEPFASATTWLMWRKGMVGANLNAWIQLQQQAWPRAPLATAQSA, from the coding sequence GTGGAGTTCAGCCAATTGCGGATTTTCCAGGCTGTGGCCGAGGAAGGTTCCATCACCCGGGCTGCCGAGCGCCTGCACCGGGTGCCGTCGAACCTTTCGACCCGGCTCAAGCAGCTTGAAGAGCAGCTGGGCGTGGACCTTTTCCTGCGCGAGCGTCAGCGTTTGCAGTTGTCACCGGCAGGAAAAGTCCTATTGGACTATGCGGCCAAGCTTTTCGCCTTGCACGACGAAGCCCATGCCGCCGTGCAGGGTGGGCAGCCGGCCGGGGATTTTGTGCTGGGTACGATGTACAGCACGGCGGCGACGCATCTGCCGGACCTGCTGGCGGCTTATCACCGGGCGTATCCGGCGGTGAACCTGCAGGTGCAATCCGGGCCGAGTGGTGAATTGCTCGAGGGCCTGCTCACCAATCGGCTCGACGCGGCGCTGGTGGACGGCCCGCTGGAGCTGGCGGGGCTTGATGGCGTGCCGTTGTGCGACGAGCGGTTGGTACTGATTACCGAGGCCGATCATGCGCCGGTACGCAGTGCGCTGGATGTGCAGGGCCGCGCGGTGTTCACGTTCCGGCGTGGCTGTTCCTACCGGATGCGGTTGGAAGCCTGGTTTGCCCATGACCACGCGACCATGGGCCGGGCGATGGAAATCGAGTCTTACCAAGGGATGCTGGCGTGTGTGATCGCCGGGTCCGGGGTGGCATTGATGTCCGAGTCGATGCTCGCCAGCCTGCCGGGCCGCGAGCGGGTGGCGGTACATCCGCTGGCCGAGCCGTTTGCCAGCGCCACGACCTGGCTGATGTGGCGCAAAGGCATGGTCGGGGCCAACCTCAACGCCTGGATCCAATTGCAACAACAGGCCTGGCCGCGAGCGCCCCTGGCGACGGCGCAATCGGCTTGA
- a CDS encoding purine-cytosine permease family protein — protein MMHNNNDNSLTQIETFGVEQIPDHERTAGPSDLFRLIFGGANTFATAVLGSFPVLFGLSFQAGAWAIVLGVLVGSIILAPMGLFGPLNGTNNAVSSGAHFGVHGRIVGSFLSLLTAIAFFSLSVWSSGDALIGGAKRLIGVPETDLSLGLAYGLFALLVLTVCIYGFRFMLWVNRIAVWAASLLFLLGILAFAPTFDSQFAGTVSLGQPGFWAAFIGAALVAMSNPISFGAFLGDWSRYIPRNTPKRRIMLAVIAAQLATLIPFLFGLATATIVAIKAPDYIAANNYVGGLLAVSPSWFFLPVCLIAVIGGMSTGTTSLYGTGLDMSSVFPRVLSRVKATLLIGVLSIAFIFIGRFAANLVQSVSTFAVLIITCTTPWMVIMIIGLLVRRGFYCPDDLQVFTRGETGGRYWFSHGWNWRGLGAWIPSALVGLCFVNLPGQFVGPLGELAGGIDISLPVTLGLASVVYLVLLSLFPEPAAVYGPGDPRSKDSSVSIDKPALRQTA, from the coding sequence ATCATGCATAACAATAACGACAACAGCCTTACGCAAATTGAAACCTTCGGGGTCGAGCAGATCCCGGACCACGAACGAACCGCCGGCCCAAGCGACCTGTTTCGCCTGATCTTCGGCGGCGCCAACACCTTCGCCACCGCCGTGCTCGGCAGTTTCCCAGTGCTGTTCGGCCTGTCATTCCAGGCCGGTGCCTGGGCCATTGTGCTGGGCGTCCTGGTGGGTTCGATCATCCTCGCGCCCATGGGCCTGTTCGGCCCGCTCAACGGCACCAATAACGCGGTGTCTTCCGGTGCGCACTTCGGCGTGCACGGGCGGATCGTCGGCTCGTTCCTGTCGTTGCTGACCGCCATCGCGTTCTTTTCGCTGTCGGTGTGGAGTTCCGGGGACGCGTTGATCGGCGGCGCCAAGCGGCTGATCGGCGTACCGGAAACCGACCTGAGCCTGGGCCTGGCCTACGGCTTGTTCGCCCTGCTGGTCTTGACGGTGTGCATCTATGGCTTCCGCTTCATGCTGTGGGTCAACCGCATCGCCGTGTGGGCCGCCAGCCTGCTGTTTTTGCTGGGCATCCTCGCCTTCGCGCCCACATTCGACAGCCAGTTCGCCGGCACGGTCAGTCTCGGCCAGCCGGGCTTCTGGGCGGCGTTCATCGGCGCAGCGCTGGTGGCCATGAGCAACCCGATTTCCTTCGGTGCGTTCCTGGGTGACTGGTCGCGCTACATTCCCCGCAATACGCCCAAGCGCCGCATCATGCTGGCCGTGATCGCTGCGCAGCTGGCGACGTTGATCCCGTTCCTGTTCGGCCTCGCCACCGCCACCATCGTGGCGATCAAGGCGCCGGACTACATCGCGGCCAACAACTACGTGGGCGGGCTGCTGGCGGTTTCGCCAAGCTGGTTCTTCCTGCCGGTGTGCCTGATCGCGGTGATCGGCGGCATGTCCACCGGCACCACATCGCTTTATGGCACGGGCCTGGACATGTCCAGCGTGTTTCCACGGGTGCTGTCGCGGGTCAAGGCGACACTGCTGATCGGCGTGCTGTCGATCGCCTTCATCTTCATCGGGCGCTTCGCGGCGAACCTGGTGCAGAGCGTCTCGACTTTCGCCGTGCTGATCATCACCTGCACCACGCCGTGGATGGTGATCATGATCATCGGCCTGCTGGTGCGCCGCGGCTTCTACTGCCCGGATGACCTGCAAGTGTTCACCCGCGGCGAAACCGGCGGGCGCTACTGGTTCAGCCACGGCTGGAACTGGCGCGGCCTGGGGGCATGGATCCCCAGCGCGCTGGTGGGGTTGTGCTTCGTCAACCTGCCGGGGCAGTTCGTCGGGCCGCTGGGGGAACTGGCTGGCGGGATCGACATCAGCCTGCCGGTAACCCTGGGGCTGGCCTCGGTGGTGTACCTGGTATTACTGAGCCTGTTTCCAGAGCCCGCGGCGGTGTATGGGCCGGGGGATCCGCGTAGCAAGGACTCTTCGGTGTCCATCGACAAACCAGCCCTCAGGCAAACCGCCTGA
- a CDS encoding DUF6279 family lipoprotein: protein MPRWLTRTAMSIALLLMLTACSRIGLAYRNLDLIIPWTLNDYLDIRGEQKDWFNERLKDHLTWHCTTQLPGYLDWLDRLKTMVQTDQVTDEALQQRTREAEAAIAQTARAITPSAIELLQGLNDDQVDDMDAAFVKDQRKRQQQYLKPTLQEQIQERSERMVKRLDDWLGPLNDAQRQRVMAWSTALGDQNQQWIANRAHWQNQFSEAVAQRHSPDFPKRIEQLLVNRESLWTPAYREAFSKTEAQARSLLVDLMAESTPPQRERLLKKIDGVKKDFSDLKCLKAARS, encoded by the coding sequence ATGCCGCGCTGGTTGACCCGCACTGCCATGTCCATCGCCCTGCTGCTGATGCTCACCGCCTGCAGCCGTATAGGCCTGGCCTACCGCAACCTCGACCTGATCATCCCCTGGACCCTCAACGATTACCTGGACATCAGAGGCGAGCAAAAAGACTGGTTCAACGAACGCCTCAAGGACCACCTGACCTGGCACTGCACCACTCAATTGCCCGGCTACCTCGACTGGCTGGATCGCCTCAAGACCATGGTGCAAACCGACCAGGTGACCGACGAAGCCCTGCAACAGCGTACCCGGGAAGCCGAGGCCGCCATCGCCCAAACCGCACGGGCAATCACCCCCTCGGCCATCGAACTGCTGCAAGGCCTGAACGACGACCAAGTCGATGACATGGACGCCGCCTTCGTCAAGGACCAGCGCAAACGCCAGCAGCAATACCTCAAGCCGACGCTGCAAGAACAGATCCAGGAACGCAGCGAACGCATGGTCAAACGCCTGGACGACTGGCTCGGCCCGCTCAACGACGCCCAGCGCCAACGAGTGATGGCCTGGTCCACCGCCTTGGGTGACCAGAACCAGCAATGGATCGCCAACCGCGCCCACTGGCAAAACCAGTTCAGCGAAGCAGTGGCCCAACGCCACAGCCCCGACTTCCCCAAACGCATCGAACAATTGCTGGTCAACCGCGAAAGCCTCTGGACCCCCGCCTACCGCGAAGCCTTCAGCAAAACCGAAGCCCAGGCCCGCAGCCTGCTGGTGGACCTGATGGCCGAAAGCACCCCGCCCCAGCGCGAACGGCTGCTGAAGAAGATCGACGGGGTGAAGAAGGATTTCAGTGATTTGAAGTGCCTGAAAGCAGCACGCTCCTAA
- a CDS encoding sodium:solute symporter — translation MALDLIVVLLYATGMIALGWYGMRRAKTRDDYLVAGRNLGPGFYLGTMAATVLGGASTIGTVRLGYVYGISGFWLCGAIGLGIVGLSLFLAKPLLKLKIYTVTQVLERRYNPAARQASALIMLVYALMIGATSTIAIGTVMQVLFGLPFWVSILVGGGVVVLYSTIGGMWSLTLTDIVQFLIMTVGLVFLLMPMSIGDAGGWDAMVAALPASYFDFTAIGWDTILTYFLIYFFGIFIGQDIWQRVFTARSEGVAKVAGTAAGLYCVLYGLAGALIGMAAKVLLPDLANVNNAFASIVQTSLPNGIRGLVIAAALAALMSTAAAGLLAASTTVVQDLLPRLRQGRESGSGDVHENRIATLLMGAVVLVIALVVSDVISALTLAYNLLVGGMLIPLIGAIYWKRATTAGAISSMSLGFLTALFFMLKDGLDANTPIYYSLSVALVSFVLVSLLSPRPSAVAKVI, via the coding sequence ATGGCTTTGGACTTAATCGTCGTTCTTCTCTACGCCACTGGCATGATCGCCCTCGGCTGGTACGGCATGCGCCGCGCCAAAACCCGTGATGACTACCTGGTCGCCGGGCGCAACCTCGGCCCAGGCTTCTACCTGGGCACCATGGCCGCCACAGTACTGGGCGGTGCGTCCACCATCGGCACCGTGCGCCTGGGCTACGTCTACGGCATTTCCGGATTCTGGCTGTGCGGCGCCATTGGCCTGGGCATCGTCGGCCTGAGCCTGTTCCTCGCCAAGCCGTTGCTCAAGCTCAAGATCTACACCGTGACCCAAGTGCTGGAGCGCCGCTACAACCCGGCCGCGCGCCAGGCCAGTGCGCTGATCATGCTGGTTTACGCGCTGATGATCGGCGCCACCTCGACCATCGCCATCGGCACCGTGATGCAAGTGCTGTTCGGCTTGCCGTTCTGGGTGTCGATCCTGGTGGGCGGCGGCGTGGTGGTGCTGTATTCCACCATCGGCGGCATGTGGTCGCTGACCCTCACCGACATCGTGCAATTCTTGATCATGACCGTTGGCCTGGTGTTCCTGCTGATGCCGATGTCCATCGGCGATGCCGGCGGCTGGGACGCGATGGTGGCGGCCTTGCCGGCCAGCTACTTCGATTTCACCGCGATTGGCTGGGACACCATCCTCACCTACTTCCTGATCTACTTCTTCGGCATCTTCATTGGCCAAGACATCTGGCAGCGGGTGTTCACCGCCCGCAGCGAGGGCGTGGCGAAAGTGGCAGGCACCGCCGCCGGCCTGTACTGCGTGCTGTACGGCCTGGCCGGTGCGTTGATCGGCATGGCGGCCAAGGTGTTGCTGCCGGACCTTGCGAACGTCAACAACGCCTTCGCCAGCATCGTCCAGACCAGCCTGCCCAACGGCATTCGTGGATTGGTGATCGCCGCAGCCCTGGCAGCCCTGATGTCCACTGCTGCGGCGGGCCTGCTCGCGGCGTCCACCACGGTGGTCCAGGACTTGCTGCCCCGTCTGCGTCAGGGCCGTGAAAGTGGCAGTGGCGACGTTCATGAAAACCGCATCGCGACCCTGCTGATGGGCGCGGTGGTCTTGGTGATCGCCCTGGTGGTCAGCGACGTCATCAGTGCCCTGACCCTGGCCTACAACCTGTTGGTGGGCGGCATGCTGATCCCGCTGATCGGCGCCATCTACTGGAAGCGCGCCACCACGGCCGGCGCGATCAGCAGCATGTCGCTGGGCTTCCTGACCGCGCTGTTCTTCATGCTCAAGGACGGCCTGGACGCCAACACGCCGATCTACTACAGCCTGAGCGTGGCACTGGTGAGTTTCGTGCTGGTGAGCTTGCTGTCGCCACGGCCAAGTGCGGTGGCCAAGGTGATTTGA
- a CDS encoding DUF899 domain-containing protein — MNVENHPVVSREEWLAARRQHLTHEKAFTRERDKLSAERRALPWVKIDKPYRFQGPHGELSLADLFGGRSQLIIYHFMFGPGWTEGCQGCSFLSDHIDGANQHLAHHDVAVVAVSRAPFAEFQSFKRRMGWAFDWVSSQGCDFNYDFGVSFKTEDTATGKATYNYEKTDTTEGELPGLSVFYRNEAGDIFHTYSTYARGLDILVGTYNYLDLTPKGRNEDEIMDWVRHHDKYEEAKPHGCCHS; from the coding sequence ATGAACGTAGAGAATCATCCAGTCGTCTCGCGGGAAGAATGGCTCGCCGCCCGTCGCCAGCACCTGACCCACGAAAAAGCCTTCACCCGCGAACGCGACAAACTCAGCGCCGAACGCCGCGCCCTGCCCTGGGTAAAAATCGACAAACCCTACCGCTTCCAAGGCCCCCACGGCGAACTGAGCCTGGCCGACCTGTTCGGCGGCCGCAGCCAACTGATCATCTACCACTTCATGTTCGGCCCCGGCTGGACAGAAGGCTGCCAGGGCTGCTCGTTCCTGTCCGACCACATCGACGGTGCCAACCAACACCTGGCCCACCACGACGTCGCCGTGGTCGCCGTATCCCGCGCGCCCTTCGCCGAATTCCAATCCTTCAAACGCCGCATGGGCTGGGCCTTCGACTGGGTCTCATCGCAAGGCTGCGACTTCAACTACGACTTCGGCGTCAGCTTCAAAACCGAAGACACCGCCACCGGAAAAGCCACCTACAACTACGAAAAAACCGACACCACCGAAGGCGAACTCCCCGGCCTGAGCGTCTTCTATCGCAACGAAGCCGGCGACATCTTCCACACCTACTCCACCTACGCCCGCGGCCTCGACATCCTGGTCGGCACCTACAACTACCTCGACCTGACGCCCAAGGGCCGCAACGAAGACGAAATCATGGACTGGGTGCGGCACCACGATAAATACGAAGAGGCCAAGCCCCACGGCTGCTGCCACAGTTGA
- a CDS encoding colicin immunity domain-containing protein: MSLTILEFARSFVAGRLTAEIFAEAYIELWKIERDRNVLQLDEPSLNECLSSIFCAADMYEPSESREEYELDDEMLRTEVANLVQKIVPD, encoded by the coding sequence ATGAGCCTTACTATTTTAGAATTTGCACGATCGTTTGTAGCGGGAAGACTGACAGCCGAAATTTTCGCTGAGGCTTATATTGAACTTTGGAAGATTGAGCGAGATAGGAACGTCCTTCAACTCGATGAACCCTCGTTAAATGAGTGTCTATCAAGTATTTTTTGTGCTGCGGATATGTACGAGCCAAGCGAGTCAAGGGAAGAGTATGAGCTTGACGACGAAATGCTTAGAACTGAGGTTGCGAATTTGGTGCAAAAGATAGTGCCTGATTAG
- a CDS encoding NCS1 family nucleobase:cation symporter-1, translated as MSEQLPNGYSPRLYNEDLGPLPQKWNWYNIFAFWMSDVHSVGGYVFAASLFALGLASWQVLIALLGGISIVQLIANLVARPSQQAAVPYPVICRLAFGVFGANIPAVIRGLIAVAWYGIQTYLASSALIIVVLRFFPSMEVYATPHFAGLSYLGWFGFLSLWFVQALVFWTGMESIRRFIDWAGPVVYAVMFLLAGWIVWKAGWSNISFTLAEKSLSGWQAFGQVIVATALVVSYFSGPTLNFGDFSRYCRSMSDVRRGNFWGLPVNFLAFSLVTVVIVSGTLPVFGEMLHDPIATVARIDNNVAVLLGAFAFVTATIGINIVANFVSPAFDFANVAPSKISWRAGGMIAAVASIFITPWNLFNNPEVIHYTLDVLAAFIGPLFGILLVDYYLIKKQQIDVDALFNDGPSGRYYYSGGINWTAVKALIPATLMGVAITFTPLLQPMANFAWFTGCLLGGVLYFALARREPAAQLNKSFSPAGQA; from the coding sequence ATGTCCGAGCAATTGCCCAACGGCTACAGCCCCCGCCTCTATAACGAGGACTTGGGCCCGCTGCCGCAGAAATGGAATTGGTACAACATCTTCGCCTTCTGGATGAGCGATGTGCACAGCGTGGGCGGTTATGTCTTCGCCGCCAGTCTGTTCGCGCTGGGGTTGGCGAGCTGGCAGGTGTTGATTGCCTTGCTCGGCGGGATCTCCATCGTGCAGTTGATCGCCAACCTGGTCGCCAGGCCGAGCCAACAGGCGGCGGTGCCGTACCCGGTGATCTGTCGGCTGGCGTTCGGGGTGTTCGGGGCGAATATTCCTGCGGTCATTCGCGGCTTGATCGCCGTGGCCTGGTACGGCATTCAGACGTACCTGGCCTCCAGTGCGCTGATCATCGTGGTGCTGCGGTTTTTTCCTTCGATGGAAGTCTACGCGACGCCGCATTTCGCCGGTTTGTCCTACCTGGGCTGGTTCGGTTTCCTCAGCTTGTGGTTCGTCCAGGCGCTGGTGTTCTGGACCGGCATGGAATCGATCCGTCGTTTCATCGACTGGGCCGGGCCGGTGGTGTATGCCGTGATGTTCCTGCTGGCCGGTTGGATCGTATGGAAGGCCGGTTGGAGCAATATCAGCTTCACCCTGGCGGAAAAGTCCCTGTCTGGTTGGCAAGCATTCGGCCAGGTGATCGTGGCAACGGCGCTGGTGGTGTCTTACTTTTCCGGCCCGACCCTGAACTTCGGCGATTTCAGCCGTTACTGCCGGAGCATGTCTGACGTGCGCCGGGGCAATTTCTGGGGGCTGCCGGTGAATTTCCTGGCGTTCTCCCTGGTCACCGTGGTGATTGTTTCCGGGACCTTGCCGGTGTTCGGCGAAATGCTCCATGACCCGATCGCCACTGTGGCGCGCATCGACAACAATGTGGCTGTCTTGCTGGGCGCCTTTGCCTTTGTGACCGCCACGATCGGCATCAACATTGTCGCCAACTTTGTCTCCCCAGCGTTCGACTTCGCCAACGTCGCCCCCAGCAAGATCAGCTGGCGCGCCGGCGGCATGATCGCGGCGGTGGCCTCGATTTTCATCACGCCGTGGAACCTGTTCAACAACCCCGAAGTGATCCACTACACCCTGGACGTGCTTGCTGCGTTTATCGGGCCGCTGTTCGGGATCCTGCTGGTGGATTACTACCTGATCAAAAAGCAGCAGATCGACGTCGATGCGCTGTTCAATGACGGGCCGAGCGGGCGTTATTACTACAGTGGCGGCATCAACTGGACCGCGGTGAAGGCGCTGATTCCGGCGACGTTGATGGGCGTGGCGATCACCTTCACGCCGCTGCTGCAGCCGATGGCCAACTTTGCTTGGTTCACCGGTTGCTTGCTCGGCGGGGTGTTGTATTTCGCCTTGGCGCGACGTGAGCCGGCCGCGCAGTTGAACAAGTCGTTCAGCCCGGCCGGCCAGGCCTGA
- a CDS encoding TorF family putative porin produces MRIPIVPLTVSLLSCSLVHGQVFQRELGDFDLKLGTTPSRSMAQGLVTPSSTGSFHGGLDLSHDSGWYVGQWSPSVGVSADLEVDSYIGFKQPFDQTLGYEVGLIHYSYPTLDTLDSQEFYGGLTVLGSRFGAALSNDPDKQNSTLFADLGGNIPFGIGISAKYTTHQLNTPVSVENGYVGSFSDWSLRISRPWMGIDLDLIYSDSSLSGSSCSAYSGHNSECDSLLTLKMAHPFY; encoded by the coding sequence ATGCGCATCCCCATTGTTCCGCTGACGGTCAGCCTGCTCTCGTGCTCTCTCGTCCATGGGCAGGTATTCCAGCGCGAACTCGGCGACTTCGACCTCAAGCTCGGCACCACTCCCAGCCGCAGCATGGCCCAGGGCCTGGTCACGCCGTCGAGCACCGGTTCGTTCCATGGTGGCCTGGACCTGAGCCACGACAGCGGCTGGTACGTCGGTCAGTGGTCACCCAGCGTGGGCGTATCCGCCGACCTGGAGGTGGATTCCTACATAGGTTTTAAACAGCCCTTCGACCAGACCCTGGGCTACGAAGTCGGCCTGATCCACTACAGCTACCCCACCCTCGATACGCTCGACAGCCAGGAGTTCTACGGCGGCCTGACCGTGCTCGGCAGCCGCTTCGGTGCGGCCCTGAGCAACGATCCGGACAAACAGAACAGCACGCTGTTTGCCGACCTGGGTGGCAACATACCGTTCGGCATTGGCATCAGCGCCAAATACACCACCCACCAACTCAATACGCCAGTGTCGGTCGAGAACGGCTATGTAGGCAGTTTCAGCGACTGGTCACTGAGAATTTCCCGTCCCTGGATGGGCATCGACCTGGACCTGATCTACAGCGACTCGAGCCTCAGCGGCAGCAGTTGCTCGGCATACTCCGGCCACAACAGCGAATGCGACAGCCTGCTGACCCTCAAGATGGCCCACCCTTTTTACTAA
- a CDS encoding YybH family protein, with translation MNEQDQVLQAAANLVSAFARNDRDAYFGAFTADASFVFYTLEQPLLSRDAYQALWDRWRSEDGFEVLNCTSSNAFVSLQGDVAIFIHDVATELRMQGELHFSQERETIVFRQEQQGPWLACHEHLSAMPEGLPIP, from the coding sequence ATGAACGAACAGGACCAGGTGCTCCAGGCCGCCGCAAACTTGGTGTCGGCCTTCGCCCGCAATGACCGCGACGCCTACTTCGGCGCGTTCACCGCCGATGCCAGTTTCGTGTTCTACACCCTCGAACAGCCCCTGCTGTCACGCGATGCCTACCAGGCGTTGTGGGATCGCTGGCGGTCCGAGGATGGCTTCGAGGTGCTCAATTGCACCTCGAGCAACGCCTTCGTCAGCCTGCAAGGGGACGTGGCTATTTTCATCCATGACGTGGCCACCGAGCTGCGCATGCAAGGGGAGCTTCACTTTAGCCAGGAGCGCGAAACCATTGTGTTTCGCCAAGAACAACAAGGCCCATGGCTGGCCTGCCACGAACATTTGTCCGCAATGCCGGAAGGGCTGCCAATCCCTTAG
- a CDS encoding PA1414 family protein, with product MKEKIQNWLHDLGVALGLIEPPMQPVPIRTDDEQRRRQPRRR from the coding sequence ATGAAAGAGAAAATCCAGAATTGGCTTCACGACCTGGGTGTCGCGCTTGGCCTGATCGAGCCACCGATGCAACCGGTACCGATCCGCACCGATGACGAGCAACGCCGCCGCCAACCGCGCCGCCGGTAA
- a CDS encoding DNA-binding protein, producing MIETFIEFDLAEYLSTPEAIAEFVRNAQETGDTSYIAKATEGVTRAKGMTELSRDPSEG from the coding sequence ATGATCGAGACCTTTATAGAATTTGACCTCGCAGAATATCTCAGCACTCCCGAGGCCATTGCGGAGTTCGTGAGAAATGCCCAGGAAACCGGCGATACAAGTTATATCGCCAAAGCGACGGAAGGAGTCACACGCGCCAAGGGGATGACCGAATTGTCTAGGGATCCCTCAGAGGGATAG
- a CDS encoding MFS transporter: MSPLIRLLGSFIALMMAMGIGRFALTPQLPHLIGEGQLDLTAAGLIAASNYLGYLLGALDAMFARRPEQVRRRLLGGLWLCVLLTLASFWAWGFWPHLALRFGTGVASAWVLVMITALSQPLAAAAGRPRLGALVFAGPGLGIFLTGLLALGSNLLGQSSATLWLVYAGVALVMLLVILPIVPQPSATTPVAGPASPSPNAGIARLGVVYALYGVGYIIPATFLSQMASAQFHGQWLADLFWPCFGLAAATGVLLVSLRRPNPNTTGRWLIGTLWLQAAGVFACLLGSGPGLALGVILCGTPFLACMQLVMLRSRELAPHATQRNAGLLTACFAVGQLSGPLLAALSSHFSGGLQPALIIAGSGLLLAGGLLLRPASRGATSPCAQTALR, from the coding sequence ATGTCACCTCTAATTCGCCTGCTCGGCAGTTTCATCGCGCTGATGATGGCCATGGGCATTGGCCGCTTCGCCCTTACGCCCCAGTTACCTCATTTGATCGGCGAAGGTCAGCTCGACTTGACCGCCGCCGGTCTGATTGCTGCGTCTAACTACCTGGGTTATTTGCTCGGCGCGCTGGATGCCATGTTCGCCCGCCGTCCGGAACAGGTGCGGCGGCGGTTACTCGGCGGCCTGTGGCTGTGCGTGCTGCTGACACTGGCGTCGTTCTGGGCCTGGGGTTTCTGGCCACACCTGGCGTTGCGCTTTGGTACCGGCGTGGCGAGCGCCTGGGTGCTGGTGATGATCACCGCCCTGAGCCAACCCTTGGCAGCGGCGGCGGGACGGCCACGGCTCGGCGCGCTGGTGTTTGCCGGCCCGGGGCTGGGGATTTTCCTGACCGGCTTGCTCGCCCTGGGCTCGAACCTTCTGGGCCAGAGCTCCGCCACCCTGTGGCTGGTGTATGCCGGCGTGGCGTTGGTGATGTTGCTGGTGATCTTGCCAATTGTGCCGCAGCCGAGCGCAACAACACCTGTCGCCGGGCCGGCCAGCCCTTCGCCGAACGCTGGCATCGCTCGACTGGGCGTGGTGTACGCACTGTATGGCGTGGGCTACATCATTCCGGCCACGTTTCTATCGCAAATGGCCTCGGCGCAGTTCCACGGGCAATGGCTGGCAGACCTGTTCTGGCCCTGCTTCGGCCTGGCCGCCGCCACCGGCGTGTTGTTGGTCAGCCTGCGTCGCCCCAACCCGAACACCACCGGTCGCTGGCTGATCGGTACGCTCTGGCTGCAAGCCGCCGGGGTATTTGCCTGCCTGCTGGGCAGCGGCCCGGGCCTGGCGTTGGGCGTGATCCTGTGTGGCACGCCGTTCCTGGCCTGCATGCAACTGGTGATGCTGCGCTCCCGGGAACTGGCGCCCCACGCCACCCAGCGCAACGCAGGCCTGTTGACCGCCTGCTTTGCCGTCGGCCAGCTCAGTGGGCCCCTGCTGGCGGCGCTGAGCAGCCATTTCAGCGGCGGCCTGCAACCGGCGCTGATCATTGCCGGCAGCGGCCTGCTGCTGGCCGGCGGCCTGTTGCTGCGGCCCGCCAGCCGGGGCGCGACAAGCCCTTGCGCCCAGACCGCGCTGCGGTGA